Proteins encoded within one genomic window of Hahella chejuensis KCTC 2396:
- a CDS encoding pyridoxal phosphate-dependent aminotransferase, which yields MHEIKKSNKLLHVCYEIRGQVLQEAKRLEEEGHRILKLNIGNPAPFGFEVPEEIQQDVIYNLSHAQGYADSKGLFAARKAVQHYTQQCGIANVDIEDIYLGNGVSELIVMAMQALLNTNDEVLIPAPDYPLWTAAVTLSSGRAVHYRCDEQSDWFPDIADIESKITERTKAIVIINPNNPTGAVYSRELLQQIVELARRHRLIVLADEIYDKILYDEAEHTCIASLADDLLFLTFNGLSKNYRAAGYRAGWLIVSGAKLRAYDYIEGLTMLSSMRLCSNVPAQLGIQTALGGYQSINDLVAPGGRLREQRDTAYNLISQIPGVSCVKPRGAMYLFPKIDPKVLTIHNDEKMVLDLLRQERILIVQGSAFNQPDTQHFRLVFLPRVDELEGAVGRIGHFLQGYEQ from the coding sequence ATGCATGAAATAAAGAAATCAAATAAGTTGCTCCATGTCTGTTATGAAATTCGCGGACAGGTGCTCCAGGAAGCAAAACGCCTGGAAGAAGAAGGCCATCGAATCCTGAAACTCAATATCGGCAACCCCGCCCCATTCGGGTTTGAAGTTCCGGAAGAGATCCAGCAAGACGTTATTTACAACCTCAGCCATGCGCAAGGTTATGCGGACTCTAAAGGTTTGTTCGCCGCGCGCAAGGCGGTGCAGCATTACACCCAGCAGTGCGGCATCGCCAACGTGGACATCGAGGATATATACCTGGGCAACGGCGTCAGCGAGCTGATCGTCATGGCCATGCAGGCGTTGTTGAACACCAATGACGAAGTATTGATCCCGGCGCCGGATTACCCTCTGTGGACCGCCGCCGTCACCTTGTCCAGCGGCCGCGCCGTGCATTACCGCTGTGATGAGCAGTCGGACTGGTTCCCGGATATTGCGGATATCGAAAGCAAGATCACCGAGCGCACCAAAGCGATCGTCATCATTAACCCCAACAACCCCACCGGCGCAGTGTACTCACGTGAGTTGCTGCAGCAAATCGTGGAGTTGGCGCGCCGCCATCGCCTGATCGTTCTGGCGGACGAGATTTACGACAAAATTCTTTATGACGAAGCGGAGCACACCTGCATCGCCTCATTGGCGGACGACCTGTTGTTCCTGACCTTCAACGGCCTGTCGAAAAACTACCGGGCGGCGGGATATCGCGCCGGCTGGCTGATCGTCAGCGGCGCCAAACTGCGCGCCTACGATTACATTGAAGGTCTGACCATGCTCAGTTCCATGCGCCTGTGCTCCAACGTGCCGGCGCAGCTTGGCATCCAGACTGCGCTGGGCGGCTATCAGAGCATCAACGACCTGGTGGCGCCGGGCGGACGCCTGCGGGAACAGCGCGACACCGCCTACAACCTGATTTCGCAGATTCCGGGCGTTAGTTGCGTGAAACCTCGCGGCGCCATGTACCTCTTCCCTAAAATTGATCCCAAGGTGTTGACCATCCACAATGATGAGAAGATGGTGCTGGATCTGCTGCGCCAGGAACGCATCCTGATCGTTCAGGGCTCCGCCTTTAATCAGCCGGACACCCAACACTTCCGCCTGGTGTTTTTGCCGAGAGTGGACGAACTGGAGGGCGCAGTCGGCCGCATCGGCCACTTCCTGCAAGGCTACGAACAGTAA
- a CDS encoding DNA-3-methyladenine glycosylase I — protein sequence MKFADRLAAVRDRFGSDEAMRAALSVAADAEELSQRSDAYYLSNISRRIFRAGLKHSFVDSRWPAFEEAFFGFEPEKAELLSESDLDERMKDARLIRHWGKMCSIPYNAAMVREVSRVHGGFGRFLAQWPETDIVGLWRYLAKQGKQMGGQSGARFLRMVGKDTFLLTDDVVAALKAMGVVEKIPTSQKQLQHTQAFFNELAHTYSLQLCQLSQILAYSVG from the coding sequence GTGAAATTTGCAGATCGGCTGGCGGCGGTGCGGGACCGCTTCGGCTCCGATGAGGCCATGCGCGCTGCGTTATCGGTGGCGGCGGATGCGGAGGAGCTGTCCCAGCGGTCCGACGCTTACTATCTTTCCAATATCAGTCGGCGGATATTTCGCGCGGGATTGAAGCACAGTTTCGTCGACTCCCGTTGGCCGGCTTTTGAAGAAGCGTTTTTCGGCTTTGAGCCGGAAAAAGCGGAGCTGTTGTCGGAGTCCGACCTGGATGAGCGCATGAAAGACGCCCGGCTCATCCGGCATTGGGGCAAGATGTGCTCGATTCCTTATAACGCCGCGATGGTGAGAGAAGTCTCCCGCGTTCATGGTGGTTTCGGTCGCTTTCTGGCGCAATGGCCGGAAACGGATATTGTCGGGTTGTGGCGTTATCTCGCCAAACAGGGCAAGCAAATGGGCGGGCAATCGGGAGCGCGTTTCTTGCGAATGGTCGGCAAGGACACTTTTTTGCTGACGGACGATGTGGTCGCCGCGCTGAAAGCGATGGGCGTAGTGGAAAAAATCCCGACTTCACAGAAGCAATTGCAGCACACCCAGGCGTTTTTCAATGAGTTGGCGCACACCTACTCATTGCAGCTCTGTCAGCTGAGCCAGATCCTTGCTTACAGCGTCGGCTAG
- the msrB gene encoding peptide-methionine (R)-S-oxide reductase MsrB, protein MDKVKKSDQEWRQQLTDEQYRVTRGKGTERPFTGEYYDTKEAGVYVCVCCGEPLFTSENKYDSGCGWPSFWAPMDKEKITEEIDMSHMMVRTEILCSKCDAHLGHVFDDGPQPTGQRYCVNSASLRFHSADGDAKQEDE, encoded by the coding sequence ATGGATAAAGTAAAGAAAAGCGACCAGGAGTGGCGCCAGCAACTAACGGACGAACAATACCGGGTGACCCGGGGGAAGGGCACAGAGCGTCCTTTCACTGGCGAATATTACGACACCAAAGAGGCGGGCGTGTATGTCTGCGTCTGCTGCGGCGAGCCGCTGTTCACATCAGAGAATAAATACGATTCCGGCTGCGGCTGGCCCAGTTTTTGGGCGCCGATGGACAAAGAAAAAATCACCGAAGAGATAGATATGAGCCATATGATGGTGCGTACGGAAATCCTGTGCAGCAAGTGCGATGCGCACCTGGGGCATGTTTTTGACGATGGCCCGCAACCCACAGGGCAGCGCTACTGTGTGAACTCCGCCTCACTGCGATTTCATTCCGCTGACGGCGACGCCAAACAGGAAGACGAATAA
- a CDS encoding LysR family transcriptional regulator translates to MARPHLPLNAIRAFEAAARHLSFTQAAIELCVTQAAVSHQVKVLEERLNVKLFKRLPRGLMITPEGEALLPTVNQAFDRMSEALSRLEGGQVREVLSLGVVGTFAVGWLLPRLADFQQQHPFVEIRLSTNNNRVDIAAEGLDYAIRFGDGAWHGVDAAPLFEAPLTPLCIPALAETLCTPENLSGHTLLRSYRANEWSNWFAAAGMAQPANLIKGIVFDSSIAMMEAALQGVGVALAPPLMFSRHLASGAIQQPFSCFISEGGYWLTRLKSRAPTPAMDAFQGWMLQRVEAESLRIAK, encoded by the coding sequence ATGGCCAGACCTCATCTCCCTCTAAACGCCATTCGCGCATTTGAAGCCGCAGCGCGGCACTTGAGTTTCACCCAGGCGGCCATTGAACTCTGCGTCACCCAGGCCGCCGTCAGCCATCAGGTCAAGGTGCTGGAGGAAAGGCTCAACGTGAAATTGTTCAAACGCCTGCCCCGCGGGCTGATGATCACGCCGGAAGGCGAAGCGCTGCTGCCAACCGTCAATCAGGCGTTTGACCGCATGTCCGAGGCGTTGTCACGACTTGAAGGAGGTCAAGTTCGCGAGGTGCTGTCGTTGGGCGTAGTGGGAACCTTCGCGGTGGGATGGCTGCTGCCGAGGCTGGCGGACTTCCAGCAGCAACATCCCTTTGTGGAAATACGCCTGTCGACGAATAACAACCGTGTGGATATCGCTGCGGAAGGCCTGGATTACGCCATCCGGTTTGGGGACGGCGCCTGGCATGGCGTCGACGCCGCACCGCTTTTCGAAGCGCCATTAACGCCTTTATGCATCCCCGCCCTGGCGGAAACGTTGTGTACGCCGGAGAATTTGAGCGGACACACGCTATTGCGATCCTATCGCGCCAACGAATGGAGCAACTGGTTCGCCGCGGCCGGTATGGCGCAACCGGCCAACCTGATAAAGGGCATTGTTTTCGACTCCTCCATCGCCATGATGGAAGCCGCCCTCCAAGGCGTAGGCGTCGCTCTGGCCCCACCGCTCATGTTCTCACGCCATCTCGCCTCAGGCGCCATTCAACAGCCATTTTCCTGCTTCATTTCCGAAGGCGGGTACTGGCTGACGCGACTGAAGTCCCGAGCGCCAACGCCAGCAATGGACGCGTTTCAAGGTTGGATGTTACAACGAGTGGAGGCGGAGAGCCTGAGGATCGCGAAATAA
- the bla gene encoding class A beta-lactamase, which produces MSFMVTRRRLTALLGSACVGGLLLFSGVSGAADKPVQLEKVFAKLEERLDARMGVMVLDTQTGRTWGQRGQERFPLCSTFKVLACAALLAKVDAGEENLERRVPIHARDIVTYSPVTKDRIGGEGMTLRELCQAAMTKSDNTAANLVLKAVGGPPRLTEYLRGLGDETTRLDRWETELNEATPGDPRDTTSPAAMASTLQTLFLNSPLSRASRQQLTAWFLANETGDAKLRAGLPQDWRIGDRTGGGAYGSTNDVAVIWPPGREPLIVTVYITETEAAFDDRNKAIADVGRAVGAAFQP; this is translated from the coding sequence ATGAGTTTTATGGTGACGCGTCGTCGTCTGACGGCGTTGCTGGGTTCGGCGTGTGTGGGCGGTCTGCTGTTATTTTCCGGCGTCAGTGGCGCAGCGGATAAGCCCGTTCAATTGGAAAAAGTTTTCGCCAAGCTTGAGGAACGTCTGGATGCGCGTATGGGAGTGATGGTGCTGGATACGCAGACTGGTCGGACCTGGGGGCAACGTGGACAGGAGCGCTTTCCTTTATGTAGTACTTTCAAGGTGCTGGCTTGTGCGGCGTTGCTGGCGAAAGTGGACGCTGGCGAGGAAAATCTGGAGCGCCGCGTGCCGATTCACGCCAGGGATATTGTGACCTATTCCCCTGTTACCAAAGACCGTATCGGCGGTGAGGGAATGACGCTGAGAGAACTGTGTCAGGCGGCCATGACTAAAAGCGATAACACCGCGGCCAATCTGGTGCTGAAAGCAGTGGGCGGTCCGCCCAGATTGACGGAATATCTGCGTGGTCTGGGAGATGAAACCACCCGTCTGGATCGCTGGGAAACCGAATTGAACGAGGCGACGCCGGGCGACCCACGCGACACGACCTCGCCAGCGGCGATGGCGTCCACGTTGCAAACGCTTTTTTTGAACTCTCCACTGTCGCGGGCGTCCCGTCAGCAACTGACGGCCTGGTTTCTCGCGAACGAAACTGGCGACGCCAAGTTGCGCGCAGGTCTGCCGCAAGACTGGCGCATTGGCGATCGTACTGGCGGCGGCGCCTATGGCTCCACCAATGACGTGGCGGTGATCTGGCCGCCGGGGCGTGAGCCTCTAATCGTAACGGTGTACATCACGGAGACGGAAGCGGCTTTTGATGATCGCAACAAAGCGATTGCCGATGTTGGCCGCGCGGTGGGAGCGGCGTTTCAGCCCTGA
- a CDS encoding SixA phosphatase family protein: protein MHTLTLIRHAKSSWENSQLPDLERPLGKRGLRDAPRIGGFLKNMKFSTDVCLLSPSRRTRQTLQLLGQDNPALLKVAQEDAKIYEADYTILLALIKQQTQANLTIIGHNPGFTDLLNAISDSRIANLPTCSVAQIRFDMERWSDVSQTRGILQLFVTPKSLSA, encoded by the coding sequence ATGCATACCCTGACCTTGATCCGTCACGCAAAATCCTCTTGGGAAAATTCACAACTGCCTGATTTGGAAAGGCCGCTGGGAAAACGGGGATTACGGGACGCGCCCAGGATTGGCGGTTTCCTGAAGAATATGAAATTCTCCACCGATGTATGCCTGCTGAGTCCTTCACGCAGAACCCGGCAAACTCTGCAATTACTGGGCCAGGACAATCCTGCACTATTAAAAGTAGCGCAGGAGGACGCCAAAATTTACGAGGCGGATTACACCATACTCCTGGCTCTGATCAAACAGCAAACGCAAGCCAATCTCACAATTATTGGACACAATCCCGGTTTTACAGACCTGCTGAACGCCATTTCCGACAGCCGTATCGCCAACCTCCCCACCTGCAGCGTCGCTCAGATCCGATTTGATATGGAGCGCTGGTCCGATGTGTCGCAAACACGGGGAATTTTGCAGCTTTTTGTAACGCCCAAGTCTCTATCGGCATAG
- a CDS encoding BMP family lipoprotein — MKKTIIAACMGLTLVQPAIAADFKPAVVYDKAGKFDKSFNEAVFRGAEKFKKDTGVEVKEVEPTNEAQVEQGLEKLARRGSSPIVAVGFSQANAVSSVSAKYPDVQFTLIDMVVDNPNVHSIVFKEHEGSFLVGALAAMKSATGKVGFIGGMDIPLIRKFGCGFEQGAKYENPKAEVFTNMIGSTGAAFNNPGKAAELAKSQFDSGADVIFAAAGSSGSGVYQAAKDVGKYAIGVDSNQNHLHPGTMLTSMVKRVDVAAYSNWMAAKDGKWEPGVQALGLAENGVDWALDEHNRALVTKEMEEKVNQIKADIISGKIKVHDYMSDNSCKY, encoded by the coding sequence ATGAAAAAAACTATAATTGCTGCTTGTATGGGGTTAACTTTGGTTCAGCCGGCGATCGCCGCGGACTTCAAACCGGCCGTTGTTTACGACAAAGCCGGCAAGTTCGACAAATCATTCAATGAAGCGGTTTTTCGAGGAGCGGAAAAGTTTAAAAAGGACACCGGCGTTGAAGTGAAAGAGGTGGAGCCTACTAATGAGGCTCAGGTTGAGCAAGGTCTCGAGAAGTTGGCTCGTCGCGGCTCCAGCCCGATTGTAGCGGTTGGTTTCAGCCAGGCGAATGCGGTGTCTTCAGTCTCCGCAAAATATCCGGACGTTCAGTTCACCTTGATCGATATGGTGGTGGATAACCCTAACGTTCACTCCATCGTCTTCAAAGAGCATGAAGGCTCATTTTTGGTCGGCGCATTGGCGGCGATGAAGTCCGCAACCGGTAAAGTCGGTTTTATCGGCGGCATGGACATCCCTTTGATTCGTAAGTTTGGCTGCGGCTTCGAGCAAGGCGCCAAGTACGAAAATCCGAAAGCGGAAGTTTTCACTAACATGATCGGCTCCACCGGCGCGGCGTTCAATAATCCGGGCAAAGCGGCGGAACTCGCCAAGAGCCAGTTTGACAGCGGTGCGGACGTTATCTTCGCAGCGGCTGGCAGCAGCGGCAGCGGCGTATACCAGGCGGCCAAAGACGTGGGCAAATACGCTATCGGTGTAGACAGCAACCAGAACCACCTGCATCCAGGCACCATGCTGACTTCCATGGTCAAGCGTGTTGACGTAGCGGCGTACAGCAACTGGATGGCGGCCAAAGACGGCAAGTGGGAGCCAGGCGTTCAAGCGTTGGGGTTGGCGGAGAACGGCGTTGATTGGGCGCTGGACGAACACAACCGCGCGTTGGTGACCAAGGAAATGGAAGAAAAGGTCAATCAGATCAAGGCGGACATTATTTCCGGCAAGATCAAAGTACACGACTACATGTCTGACAACAGCTGCAAATACTAA
- a CDS encoding glutathione peroxidase — MSVYDYQVEDIKGAKRDMSEFKGKVLLIVNTASKCGFTPQFSGLESLYEKYKEQGLEVLGFPCNQFMQQDPGENAEIAEFCQLNYGVSFPMFAKIDVNGDSAHPLYKFLKSQSKGLLGTEAIKWNFTKFLVDKNGKVLERFPPTATPEKLEKPIKELLA; from the coding sequence ATGAGCGTTTATGACTATCAGGTAGAGGACATCAAGGGCGCGAAGCGGGACATGTCGGAGTTCAAGGGAAAAGTGCTGTTGATCGTCAACACCGCCAGCAAATGCGGCTTTACGCCACAGTTTTCCGGTCTGGAGTCCTTGTATGAGAAATACAAAGAGCAGGGGCTGGAAGTTTTGGGGTTTCCCTGCAACCAATTCATGCAGCAGGACCCCGGAGAAAACGCTGAGATCGCGGAATTCTGCCAGCTTAACTATGGCGTCAGCTTCCCGATGTTCGCCAAGATCGATGTCAACGGCGATAGCGCGCATCCCCTTTATAAGTTTCTGAAGAGCCAATCCAAAGGGCTGCTGGGGACGGAGGCGATCAAATGGAACTTCACCAAATTCCTGGTGGATAAGAACGGTAAAGTTCTCGAACGCTTTCCGCCTACCGCTACGCCGGAGAAGCTGGAAAAGCCGATCAAGGAACTGTTGGCGTGA
- a CDS encoding ATP-binding protein produces the protein MKISINNRLSFRLARNTVAVALLLGMVLSLIQVIIDFLNEKNSLDAEIRAVVAISHAPASQIAYNIDARLAAELLDGLLEHPSIIHAEIIDTDNRLLASKEREPQTSAYRWLSDLLFQPSRTYTETLFVPQLNDFVLGDLNVVVDTYPSGAEFLKRAAFTLVSGFLRSLILSAVLLILFYIMLTQPLVKVISAVSEVDPETPEKIRLPVPKGHEMDEIGVLVNSTNNQLQAIDENLNKLKKAESRLKTYSEQLEQIVDSRTKELSEKNKQLIKSNHDLRVAKEEAVSRAKARADFLANMSHEIRTPFNGVLGMISLTLEEPLSEKQKEQLNVAYSSGVALLELLNDILDISKVEAGKLTLENIAFDLRKTVEDVSRLLAQNAHAKNVALYTNIDPAFPERVYGDPTRIRQIVSNLTGNAIKFTETGSVTVSLSLLKNQSVEICVSDTGIGIEADRLEFIFSPFSQGDADITRKYGGTGLGLTLCRQLVTHMGGKIEVVSERGRGSSFMVTLPLLADHNTPSPKVDESLFKHHFVLLHQIENRTFECISAELQNWKLPCASYPYEHPQDVQLKEQRFEPNTIILFDSRSLSPLLVEHQDIDNVHMILVARQNIPSDNDAFKAMRIEQMISAPVSRDRLYDTLYKAANPGGASLITEGTDLPEAPVGKKHVLLVEDNQVNQLVAKTILRKLGYEVSIANNGQDALDLVGNDHYDIILMDCHMPVMDGYEATRLIRQNSKYDALPIIAVTANVMQGDKERCLSCGMNDYLTKPYEKKALTQMLAKWLEDPVAAAASSKFA, from the coding sequence TTGAAAATTAGCATCAACAACCGACTGTCCTTCCGACTGGCGCGCAACACCGTCGCCGTAGCGTTGCTGCTGGGCATGGTGCTGAGCCTGATCCAGGTCATCATCGACTTTCTCAACGAAAAAAACTCACTGGATGCAGAGATTCGCGCGGTCGTCGCCATCAGCCATGCGCCCGCCTCGCAAATCGCCTATAACATCGACGCCAGACTCGCCGCAGAGTTGCTGGACGGGCTACTTGAGCACCCGTCGATCATTCATGCGGAAATTATCGACACAGACAATCGGCTGCTGGCCAGCAAAGAACGTGAGCCACAGACCTCCGCCTACCGCTGGCTCAGCGACCTGTTGTTCCAACCCAGCCGCACCTACACCGAGACGCTATTCGTACCACAGCTGAACGACTTTGTTCTGGGGGACCTGAATGTCGTCGTGGACACCTATCCCAGCGGCGCAGAATTCCTTAAACGGGCGGCATTTACCCTGGTGTCCGGCTTTCTACGCAGCTTGATCCTCTCCGCGGTGCTGCTGATTCTGTTCTATATCATGCTGACCCAGCCGCTGGTGAAAGTTATCTCCGCGGTCAGTGAAGTCGACCCGGAAACTCCCGAGAAAATACGTCTGCCAGTGCCCAAGGGCCATGAGATGGATGAGATCGGCGTTCTGGTCAATTCCACCAACAACCAACTGCAGGCCATTGATGAAAACCTGAACAAGCTGAAAAAAGCGGAATCCCGCCTGAAGACCTATTCGGAGCAACTGGAGCAGATTGTCGACAGCCGCACCAAAGAACTGTCCGAGAAGAACAAACAGCTCATCAAGAGCAACCACGACCTGCGCGTCGCCAAAGAGGAAGCAGTCAGCCGCGCCAAAGCGCGGGCGGACTTCCTCGCCAATATGAGCCACGAAATCCGCACCCCGTTCAACGGCGTGCTGGGCATGATCAGCCTGACGCTGGAAGAGCCGCTGTCAGAGAAACAAAAAGAACAGCTTAATGTCGCCTACAGCTCCGGCGTCGCCTTGCTGGAGCTGCTCAACGACATCCTGGATATCTCCAAAGTGGAAGCCGGCAAGCTTACCTTGGAGAACATCGCCTTCGATCTTCGCAAAACTGTCGAAGACGTGTCACGACTGCTGGCGCAGAACGCACACGCCAAGAATGTGGCCCTGTACACCAACATCGACCCCGCCTTTCCTGAACGGGTCTACGGCGACCCCACCCGTATTCGCCAGATTGTCAGCAATCTGACCGGTAACGCCATCAAGTTTACAGAGACTGGCAGCGTCACCGTCAGCCTGAGCCTTCTGAAGAACCAGAGCGTGGAAATCTGCGTATCCGACACCGGCATAGGCATCGAGGCGGACCGGTTAGAGTTCATTTTCTCTCCCTTCTCCCAGGGCGACGCCGATATTACCCGAAAATACGGCGGCACCGGCCTTGGCCTGACCCTGTGTCGCCAGCTGGTCACTCACATGGGCGGCAAGATCGAAGTAGTTTCAGAGCGCGGGCGCGGCAGCAGTTTCATGGTCACCCTGCCCTTGCTGGCGGACCATAACACGCCCAGTCCGAAGGTGGACGAAAGCCTGTTCAAACATCATTTCGTGCTGCTGCATCAGATAGAGAACCGCACCTTTGAATGCATCAGCGCCGAGCTGCAGAACTGGAAACTACCCTGCGCCTCCTATCCTTATGAACATCCGCAGGACGTTCAGCTAAAAGAACAGCGCTTTGAGCCCAATACTATTATTTTGTTCGATTCCCGATCTCTCTCCCCGCTATTGGTGGAGCATCAGGATATCGATAACGTGCATATGATTCTGGTGGCGCGACAAAATATTCCTTCAGACAACGACGCTTTCAAAGCCATGCGCATTGAGCAGATGATCAGTGCGCCGGTCAGTCGCGACAGGCTCTACGACACCTTGTACAAAGCCGCCAACCCTGGCGGAGCCTCTTTGATTACAGAAGGGACGGATTTGCCGGAAGCGCCGGTAGGCAAGAAACATGTGCTGCTGGTGGAAGATAATCAGGTCAATCAGTTGGTGGCGAAAACCATCCTGCGTAAGCTGGGTTACGAAGTCAGCATCGCCAACAATGGACAAGACGCACTGGATCTGGTGGGCAACGACCATTACGACATTATCCTGATGGACTGCCATATGCCGGTCATGGACGGTTACGAAGCGACTCGACTGATTCGTCAGAACTCCAAGTATGACGCTTTGCCCATCATCGCCGTCACCGCCAACGTCATGCAGGGCGACAAGGAGCGCTGTCTCAGTTGCGGTATGAATGACTACCTCACCAAGCCTTACGAGAAAAAAGCGCTCACTCAAATGCTGGCGAAGTGGCTGGAAGACCCTGTCGCAGCGGCCGCCAGCAGCAAGTTCGCTTGA
- a CDS encoding flagellar brake protein, producing MGDKAAVYSPKDVEIPFEKLGLQIGDPLHLESMDQSARYHVRLIGFAPGQSVMVTAPVVDGKQLILKKDRPFTVRSVAKNKVCAFTSQVKHMALQPFAHVHLEYPKELLALQVRNAERLKVEIITQVNSDFDSGLGDWPKEAVIIDISKTGAGVKSVVKLGDAGEEVILRFALTVADITKTFNVNGIIRNRTIMDQDEAPFRYLYGVQFTGLSDAAKIVISGFVHELQLSK from the coding sequence GTGGGTGATAAAGCAGCGGTGTATTCTCCCAAGGATGTGGAAATACCATTCGAAAAGCTGGGACTGCAAATTGGCGATCCATTGCATCTGGAGAGCATGGATCAGAGTGCGCGCTATCATGTGCGCTTGATTGGTTTTGCGCCAGGGCAAAGTGTGATGGTCACCGCGCCTGTTGTGGACGGCAAACAGTTGATTTTGAAAAAGGATCGGCCGTTCACTGTACGTTCTGTGGCGAAAAACAAGGTGTGCGCCTTCACCAGTCAGGTTAAACACATGGCGCTACAGCCCTTCGCACACGTCCACTTGGAATATCCCAAGGAGCTTCTGGCGTTGCAGGTGCGCAACGCAGAGCGGCTTAAAGTCGAGATTATCACTCAGGTCAACAGTGATTTCGACAGCGGTTTGGGCGACTGGCCTAAAGAGGCGGTGATTATCGATATCAGTAAAACCGGGGCTGGGGTAAAGTCCGTCGTCAAGCTGGGTGACGCCGGGGAAGAAGTGATTCTGCGCTTCGCACTGACGGTGGCGGATATCACCAAAACCTTCAACGTCAATGGCATCATCCGCAACCGCACTATCATGGATCAGGATGAGGCGCCCTTCAGGTATCTATATGGCGTGCAGTTTACCGGGTTGTCTGATGCGGCGAAAATCGTCATCAGCGGCTTTGTGCACGAGCTGCAATTGTCCAAGTAA
- a CDS encoding MarR family winged helix-turn-helix transcriptional regulator, translated as MTLPACQEGREDQLLALDNQICFLLYSCSRSMTSLYRPLLNELGLTYPQYLAMLVLWEGGKSGEALTIKHICERLLLDTGTVTPLLKRLQQQGLITRQRSAEDERSVLLGLTEAGRELKAQAAKVPMQLLCKADVAIEELERLKGDLRGFLDRIQQLS; from the coding sequence GTGACGCTACCCGCTTGTCAGGAAGGACGGGAAGATCAGTTGTTGGCGTTGGATAACCAGATTTGTTTTCTGCTGTACTCCTGCTCTCGCAGCATGACGTCCCTCTACCGCCCTCTGCTCAATGAGCTGGGGCTGACCTATCCACAGTATCTGGCCATGCTGGTGCTGTGGGAGGGGGGCAAGTCCGGTGAGGCGCTGACCATCAAGCATATCTGCGAACGCCTGCTGCTGGATACCGGTACGGTGACGCCATTGCTGAAGCGCTTGCAACAACAGGGGCTGATTACCCGTCAACGCTCTGCAGAAGACGAGCGTAGCGTATTGCTTGGTCTGACTGAAGCGGGCAGAGAGCTGAAGGCGCAAGCGGCGAAGGTGCCGATGCAGTTGTTATGCAAGGCGGATGTGGCGATTGAGGAACTTGAGCGCTTGAAAGGCGATTTGCGCGGCTTTCTCGACCGCATTCAGCAGCTGAGTTGA
- the htpX gene encoding protease HtpX produces MFRILLFLATNIAVVLVASVTLRLLGVEPYLQGSGLNLTSLLIFCAVFGMSGAMISLFLSKWIAKMSTRTQVIEQPRDAVESWLLDTVRELSSEAGIKMPEVGIFPAHQSNAFATGWNKNDALVAVSEGLLRRFSKDEIRAVLAHEIGHVANGDMVTLALIQGVINTFVMFFARIIGNIVDKAVFKNENGHGIGFFITTIFAEIVLGILASIIVMWFSRKREFRADAMGAKLAGSGAMIAALQRLKAETQMPNEMPDTLTAFGITEGVKQGFKALFSSHPPLDERIAALAANR; encoded by the coding sequence ATGTTCAGGATTCTACTGTTTCTGGCAACCAACATTGCTGTAGTGCTTGTGGCGAGCGTGACGTTGCGGCTTTTGGGGGTCGAACCCTATCTGCAGGGCAGCGGACTGAATCTCACCTCGCTTCTTATCTTCTGCGCTGTCTTCGGTATGAGCGGCGCCATGATTTCGCTATTCCTGTCCAAATGGATAGCGAAAATGTCCACCCGCACCCAGGTGATCGAGCAGCCACGGGACGCGGTGGAGAGCTGGTTGTTGGATACGGTGAGAGAGCTTTCCAGTGAAGCGGGCATCAAGATGCCGGAAGTGGGGATTTTCCCCGCCCACCAATCCAATGCCTTCGCAACGGGCTGGAACAAGAATGACGCCCTGGTGGCGGTCAGCGAAGGACTGTTGCGCCGTTTCAGCAAAGATGAAATTCGCGCCGTACTGGCCCATGAAATCGGGCATGTCGCCAATGGAGACATGGTCACCCTGGCGCTGATTCAAGGCGTTATCAACACCTTCGTCATGTTCTTCGCCCGCATAATCGGCAACATCGTGGACAAGGCCGTCTTCAAGAACGAAAACGGTCACGGCATTGGATTTTTTATCACCACCATTTTCGCCGAAATCGTGCTGGGCATCCTCGCCTCCATTATTGTCATGTGGTTCTCCCGCAAACGCGAATTCCGCGCCGACGCAATGGGCGCCAAACTGGCAGGTTCCGGAGCCATGATCGCCGCGCTACAACGTCTGAAGGCAGAAACTCAGATGCCGAACGAAATGCCGGACACGCTGACCGCTTTCGGCATAACAGAGGGTGTCAAACAGGGGTTTAAAGCACTGTTCTCCAGTCACCCTCCCCTGGATGAGCGCATCGCCGCTCTCGCCGCCAACCGCTAA